A region from the Andrena cerasifolii isolate SP2316 chromosome 11, iyAndCera1_principal, whole genome shotgun sequence genome encodes:
- the LOC143374863 gene encoding calmodulin-alpha isoform X2 has product MKTSSFSLRVMRRAHRGPAVVQARSASTSSFRSLSQARNKPADGVGHVNQKGSAGQKAPLAAGQKVAPGGKVAAKPAQKPSAQKGQVKVTPKAASVKTGKNKKKGQRQQYDLIVTINLSEYGLTEDQVAEFKEAFMLFDKDEDGTITMAELGVVMRSLGQRPSETELRDMVNEVDQDGNGTIEFNEFLQMMSKKMKGADGEDELREAFRVFDKNNDGLISSKELRHVMTNLGEKLSEEEVDDMIKEADLDGDGMVNYEEFVTILTSKN; this is encoded by the exons GCCCGCAGCGCCAGTACAAGTAGCTTTAGAAGCCTGAGCCAG GCTCGCAACAAGCCAGCGGATGGGGTCGGCCACGTGAACCAGAAGGGGTCTGCGGGTCAGAAGGCGCCATTAGCAGCGGGGCAGAAGGTAGCGCCTGGCGGGAAAGTCGCAGCGAAACCTGCTCAGAAACCTTCCGCTCAGAAGGGACAGGTGAAGGTCACGCCAAAGGCAGCGTCCGTCAAGACTGGCAAGAACAAGAAGAAGGGCCAGAGGCAGCAGTATGACCTTATTGTCACCATTAACCTG TCTGAATATGGGCTCACGGAGGATCAAGTGGCCG AATTCAAGGAGGCGTTCATGCTCTTCGACAAGGACGAAGACGGAACCATCACGATGGCAGAGCTCGGCGTGGTCATGCGATCATTGGGACAGAGGCCGTCGG AGACGGAGCTGCGGGACATGGTGAACGAGGTGGACCAAGATGGCAACGGCACCATCGAGTTCAACGAGTTCCTGCAGATGATGTCGAAGAAGATGAAGGGCGCCGACGGGGAGGACGAGCTGCGCGAGGCGTTCCG AGTGTTCGACAAGAACAACGACGGCCTGATCTCGTCGAAAGAGCTGCGGCACGTAATGACGAACCTCGGTGAGAAACTGTCGGAGGAAGAGGTCGACGACATGATCAAGGAAGCGGATCTGGACGGCGACGGGATGGTGAACTACGAAG AATTCGTGACAATCCTGACGTCGAAGAATTAG
- the Tpnciib gene encoding troponin C type IIb isoform X2, giving the protein MDEEQVKMFKRAFSMFDNTKSGSIEKEKVRTILNTLGHTFDDLELDVLLKQEDDNGSGKLDFEAFYRVASHFHEEDDEALQKELKEAFRLYDKEGNGYIPTSSLREILAALDDQITPDQMDGMIAEIDTDGSGTVDFDEFMEMMTGD; this is encoded by the exons ATG gaTGAAGAGCAAGTTAAGA TGTTCAAGAGGGCGTTCTCGATGTTCGACAACACCAAGTCGGGCAGCATCGAGAAGGAAAAAGTAAGGACGATCCTGAACACCCTGGGGCACACTTTCGACGACCTCGAGCTCGACGTTCTTCTGAAGCAAGAGGACGACAACG GCAGCGGCAAATTGGACTTCGAGGCGTTCTATCGGGTGGCCTCGCACTtccacgaggaggacgacgaggcccTGCAGAAGGAGCTGAAAGAGGCTTTCAGGCTGTACGACAAGGAGGGCAACGGGTATATTCCCACCAGTTCCTTGCGTGAAATCCTCGCCGCCCTGGACGATCAGATAACCCCCGATCAAATGGATGGCATGATCGCTGAAATTGATACCGACGGCTCAGGCACTGTTGACTTTGACG AATTCATGGAAATGATGACTGGCGATTAA
- the Tpnciib gene encoding troponin C type IIb isoform X1 — protein MRCPYFNWITVASTMFKRAFSMFDNTKSGSIEKEKVRTILNTLGHTFDDLELDVLLKQEDDNGSGKLDFEAFYRVASHFHEEDDEALQKELKEAFRLYDKEGNGYIPTSSLREILAALDDQITPDQMDGMIAEIDTDGSGTVDFDEFMEMMTGD, from the exons ATGCGGTGCCCGTATTTCAACTGGATCACAGTCGCGTCAACAA TGTTCAAGAGGGCGTTCTCGATGTTCGACAACACCAAGTCGGGCAGCATCGAGAAGGAAAAAGTAAGGACGATCCTGAACACCCTGGGGCACACTTTCGACGACCTCGAGCTCGACGTTCTTCTGAAGCAAGAGGACGACAACG GCAGCGGCAAATTGGACTTCGAGGCGTTCTATCGGGTGGCCTCGCACTtccacgaggaggacgacgaggcccTGCAGAAGGAGCTGAAAGAGGCTTTCAGGCTGTACGACAAGGAGGGCAACGGGTATATTCCCACCAGTTCCTTGCGTGAAATCCTCGCCGCCCTGGACGATCAGATAACCCCCGATCAAATGGATGGCATGATCGCTGAAATTGATACCGACGGCTCAGGCACTGTTGACTTTGACG AATTCATGGAAATGATGACTGGCGATTAA
- the LOC143374863 gene encoding neo-calmodulin isoform X5: MKTSSFSLRVMRRARNKPADGVGHVNQKGSAGQKAPLAAGQKVAPGGKVAAKPAQKPSAQKGQVKVTPKAASVKTGKNKKKGQRQQYDLIVTINLSEYGLTEDQVAEFKEAFMLFDKDEDGTITMAELGVVMRSLGQRPSETELRDMVNEVDQDGNGTIEFNEFLQMMSKKMKGADGEDELREAFRVFDKNNDGLISSKELRHVMTNLGEKLSEEEVDDMIKEADLDGDGMVNYEEFVTILTSKN; this comes from the exons GCTCGCAACAAGCCAGCGGATGGGGTCGGCCACGTGAACCAGAAGGGGTCTGCGGGTCAGAAGGCGCCATTAGCAGCGGGGCAGAAGGTAGCGCCTGGCGGGAAAGTCGCAGCGAAACCTGCTCAGAAACCTTCCGCTCAGAAGGGACAGGTGAAGGTCACGCCAAAGGCAGCGTCCGTCAAGACTGGCAAGAACAAGAAGAAGGGCCAGAGGCAGCAGTATGACCTTATTGTCACCATTAACCTG TCTGAATATGGGCTCACGGAGGATCAAGTGGCCG AATTCAAGGAGGCGTTCATGCTCTTCGACAAGGACGAAGACGGAACCATCACGATGGCAGAGCTCGGCGTGGTCATGCGATCATTGGGACAGAGGCCGTCGG AGACGGAGCTGCGGGACATGGTGAACGAGGTGGACCAAGATGGCAACGGCACCATCGAGTTCAACGAGTTCCTGCAGATGATGTCGAAGAAGATGAAGGGCGCCGACGGGGAGGACGAGCTGCGCGAGGCGTTCCG AGTGTTCGACAAGAACAACGACGGCCTGATCTCGTCGAAAGAGCTGCGGCACGTAATGACGAACCTCGGTGAGAAACTGTCGGAGGAAGAGGTCGACGACATGATCAAGGAAGCGGATCTGGACGGCGACGGGATGGTGAACTACGAAG AATTCGTGACAATCCTGACGTCGAAGAATTAG
- the LOC143374863 gene encoding neo-calmodulin isoform X4 codes for MKTSSFSLRVMRRAHRGPAVVQARNKPADGVGHVNQKGSAGQKAPLAAGQKVAPGGKVAAKPAQKPSAQKGQVKVTPKAASVKTGKNKKKGQRQQYDLIVTINLSEYGLTEDQVAEFKEAFMLFDKDEDGTITMAELGVVMRSLGQRPSETELRDMVNEVDQDGNGTIEFNEFLQMMSKKMKGADGEDELREAFRVFDKNNDGLISSKELRHVMTNLGEKLSEEEVDDMIKEADLDGDGMVNYEEFVTILTSKN; via the exons GCTCGCAACAAGCCAGCGGATGGGGTCGGCCACGTGAACCAGAAGGGGTCTGCGGGTCAGAAGGCGCCATTAGCAGCGGGGCAGAAGGTAGCGCCTGGCGGGAAAGTCGCAGCGAAACCTGCTCAGAAACCTTCCGCTCAGAAGGGACAGGTGAAGGTCACGCCAAAGGCAGCGTCCGTCAAGACTGGCAAGAACAAGAAGAAGGGCCAGAGGCAGCAGTATGACCTTATTGTCACCATTAACCTG TCTGAATATGGGCTCACGGAGGATCAAGTGGCCG AATTCAAGGAGGCGTTCATGCTCTTCGACAAGGACGAAGACGGAACCATCACGATGGCAGAGCTCGGCGTGGTCATGCGATCATTGGGACAGAGGCCGTCGG AGACGGAGCTGCGGGACATGGTGAACGAGGTGGACCAAGATGGCAACGGCACCATCGAGTTCAACGAGTTCCTGCAGATGATGTCGAAGAAGATGAAGGGCGCCGACGGGGAGGACGAGCTGCGCGAGGCGTTCCG AGTGTTCGACAAGAACAACGACGGCCTGATCTCGTCGAAAGAGCTGCGGCACGTAATGACGAACCTCGGTGAGAAACTGTCGGAGGAAGAGGTCGACGACATGATCAAGGAAGCGGATCTGGACGGCGACGGGATGGTGAACTACGAAG AATTCGTGACAATCCTGACGTCGAAGAATTAG
- the LOC143374863 gene encoding neo-calmodulin isoform X6 → MDTEKKYTSAYGRLRRLTSTIDGQIRQISSEYGLTEDQVAEFKEAFMLFDKDEDGTITMAELGVVMRSLGQRPSETELRDMVNEVDQDGNGTIEFNEFLQMMSKKMKGADGEDELREAFRVFDKNNDGLISSKELRHVMTNLGEKLSEEEVDDMIKEADLDGDGMVNYEEFVTILTSKN, encoded by the exons ATGGACACGGAGAAGAAGTACACTTCGGCGTACGGAAGGCTGAGGAGGCTCACGAGCACCATCGACGGTCAAATTCGACAGATAAGC TCTGAATATGGGCTCACGGAGGATCAAGTGGCCG AATTCAAGGAGGCGTTCATGCTCTTCGACAAGGACGAAGACGGAACCATCACGATGGCAGAGCTCGGCGTGGTCATGCGATCATTGGGACAGAGGCCGTCGG AGACGGAGCTGCGGGACATGGTGAACGAGGTGGACCAAGATGGCAACGGCACCATCGAGTTCAACGAGTTCCTGCAGATGATGTCGAAGAAGATGAAGGGCGCCGACGGGGAGGACGAGCTGCGCGAGGCGTTCCG AGTGTTCGACAAGAACAACGACGGCCTGATCTCGTCGAAAGAGCTGCGGCACGTAATGACGAACCTCGGTGAGAAACTGTCGGAGGAAGAGGTCGACGACATGATCAAGGAAGCGGATCTGGACGGCGACGGGATGGTGAACTACGAAG AATTCGTGACAATCCTGACGTCGAAGAATTAG